One window of the Roseovarius sp. THAF9 genome contains the following:
- a CDS encoding glycosyltransferase, translated as MPALYCAPPARDLKKERERSMTDLPHVLHLVDDATPGGVNRVLQHIRTCPMMARSARHSLHVVSRKGALPICDADMIVSHLSLSWRRLPALIAFRARHASKPLVHVEHSYTEAFTALNVPSKLRFFTMLRTSLALFDSVVAVSHAQAEWMKRRRLVSPDALRIIAPVVDLQDFRSIEAATRKPQVIGAIGRLHRQKGFDILIRAFRKLPNKDASLHIHGTGPEETELRALAAGDRRIRFFGHSDSPDREMRSVDFVAIPSRWEAFGLVALEARAAGRPVICSNIDGLKTSAGAEATFVAGHSETAWAKALAAAFEVNPAIRSPERACDCERTFAFAWSRLIAHHIGFHSTKSSAESFTREASV; from the coding sequence TTGCCCGCTCTGTATTGCGCGCCGCCCGCGCGTGACCTCAAAAAAGAAAGAGAGAGATCAATGACCGACCTTCCCCACGTCCTGCACCTTGTCGATGATGCCACCCCGGGCGGCGTGAACCGTGTTCTTCAGCATATCCGGACCTGTCCCATGATGGCCCGATCTGCCCGCCACAGCTTGCACGTCGTATCGCGCAAGGGCGCTTTGCCGATTTGCGATGCGGATATGATCGTCTCGCACCTCAGCCTCAGCTGGCGCAGACTTCCAGCACTTATCGCGTTCCGCGCCCGTCATGCCAGCAAACCGCTCGTACATGTGGAACACAGCTACACAGAGGCGTTCACCGCTTTGAACGTTCCCTCCAAGCTGAGGTTCTTCACGATGTTGCGGACATCGCTGGCTCTGTTCGACAGTGTCGTCGCTGTAAGCCATGCGCAGGCAGAATGGATGAAGCGCCGCCGCCTCGTTTCACCTGACGCGCTTCGCATCATCGCACCGGTGGTCGATCTGCAAGACTTTCGCTCGATCGAAGCTGCAACACGCAAGCCGCAAGTGATCGGCGCAATCGGTCGCCTTCATCGCCAGAAAGGGTTCGACATTCTGATCCGTGCCTTTCGCAAATTGCCGAACAAGGATGCGTCGCTGCACATTCACGGCACCGGCCCGGAAGAAACGGAACTGCGCGCACTTGCCGCCGGTGATCGGCGCATCCGGTTCTTCGGCCATTCTGATAGCCCGGACCGCGAGATGCGGTCGGTCGATTTCGTCGCCATCCCGTCGCGCTGGGAAGCCTTCGGACTGGTGGCACTGGAAGCACGCGCCGCCGGTCGTCCTGTCATCTGCTCGAACATCGATGGCCTGAAAACAAGCGCAGGCGCCGAAGCCACGTTTGTCGCGGGTCATAGTGAAACCGCTTGGGCGAAAGCGCTTGCTGCCGCATTCGAGGTCAATCCGGCAATCCGGAGCCCCGAGCGGGCCTGCGATTGCGAAAGAACTTTCGCGTTTGCTTGGTCACGATTGATCGCCCACCACATCGGTTTCCATTCAACAAAATCATCGGCCGAGAGCTTCACCCGTGAAGCGAGTGTGTAG